In Desulfolucanica intricata, the following are encoded in one genomic region:
- a CDS encoding MATE family efflux transporter produces MTKNLDIRNGDIGRLLWEFSLPAIIAVLVNALYNIISRIFVGRGIGSVAIAATTVAFPIMIFIMAVAMLIGIGATALISIRLGEQKKQEAENIAGNAALLLILLPLILSGVYFLFSEPILTLFGASQEVLPYARDYIHIIMMGVVPGAVSYGMSNFIRAEGNPRFAMLTQIIGAVINVILNYVFIFNIGLGIKGAALGTIIAQTVSAILVLGYFLQGRSQIKIRLINLKPQFAIVIKIVSIGFAPFAMQLANSVQQTILNHTLMTYGGDLALSAVGIIMSVAMLLFMPIVGISQGAQPIIGFNYGAKQFDRVQETLKKGIMAGTALAVSGYILVQTFATPIVALFSKGDTALTQLSVHAMVTFLAVFPVIGFQIVGASYFQAVGKPVQSTILSLSRQVLFLIPLLLILPNFWGIEGVWRAIPIADILSVILTASFLLYEMKEMKRKKLSGVVQSN; encoded by the coding sequence ATGACAAAAAATTTAGACATCAGAAATGGGGATATTGGCAGGCTGCTCTGGGAATTTTCCCTGCCTGCTATCATTGCTGTGTTAGTTAATGCCCTTTACAATATCATTTCCCGCATATTTGTGGGCCGGGGTATAGGTTCTGTTGCAATCGCTGCAACCACGGTAGCCTTCCCGATTATGATTTTTATTATGGCTGTCGCCATGCTCATCGGTATTGGTGCGACCGCCTTGATTTCAATCCGTCTTGGAGAGCAGAAAAAGCAAGAGGCAGAAAATATTGCCGGTAATGCTGCCCTCTTGTTAATTCTCTTACCGCTTATCCTATCAGGAGTTTATTTCCTCTTCTCTGAGCCAATCTTAACTCTGTTTGGTGCCAGCCAAGAGGTACTGCCCTATGCTCGTGATTATATCCATATTATTATGATGGGAGTAGTCCCGGGAGCGGTTTCTTATGGGATGAGTAATTTTATCCGGGCTGAAGGAAATCCACGGTTCGCAATGTTAACCCAGATCATTGGTGCGGTGATCAACGTTATTTTGAACTATGTATTTATTTTCAATATAGGGTTGGGAATCAAGGGCGCTGCCCTGGGAACGATCATTGCACAAACGGTCTCAGCAATTTTGGTGCTCGGTTACTTTCTTCAAGGCCGAAGCCAAATTAAAATTAGACTTATAAACTTAAAACCCCAATTTGCAATTGTGATAAAGATTGTTTCTATTGGGTTTGCTCCTTTTGCAATGCAGCTTGCCAATAGTGTTCAGCAAACGATCTTAAACCATACCTTAATGACCTATGGCGGAGATTTAGCGCTGTCAGCGGTTGGCATTATCATGAGTGTGGCTATGCTCTTATTCATGCCGATAGTTGGAATCAGTCAGGGGGCTCAGCCTATAATCGGTTTTAATTATGGAGCTAAGCAGTTTGATCGTGTACAGGAAACTCTGAAAAAAGGAATCATGGCCGGTACGGCCCTGGCTGTCTCAGGTTACATCTTAGTGCAAACTTTTGCCACCCCGATTGTAGCACTTTTTAGTAAAGGGGATACTGCCCTAACGCAATTGTCGGTTCACGCTATGGTCACATTTCTTGCCGTCTTTCCGGTTATTGGCTTTCAAATCGTAGGGGCAAGTTATTTTCAAGCTGTTGGCAAACCTGTTCAATCAACGATCCTGAGCTTATCAAGACAAGTGCTTTTTTTGATTCCACTCCTGCTGATCTTGCCTAATTTCTGGGGGATTGAGGGAGTTTGGAGAGCTATACCGATTGCCGATATTTTATCTGTAATTTTAACAGCTTCATTTTTACTCTATGAAATGAAAGAAATGAAAAGGAAGAAGCTCTCCGGAGTTGTTCAGTCAAACTAA
- a CDS encoding transposase, producing MCRGNHRQNIFRDEEDRQVYFMVLKWAKEKYDFFLHSYCLMSNHVHLHLETVDVNIASIMKYINMHYAISFNQKYNIVGHLFQDRYRAELIETDAYNLEISRYIHLNPVEAGIVERPLDYPWSSYSAYMGVKKDPLVTTKKILGYFLNSDTALYQKYVESSRQSRSSGKPNG from the coding sequence ATGTGCCGGGGCAATCACCGGCAAAATATTTTCCGGGATGAGGAAGATCGCCAGGTGTATTTTATGGTTTTAAAATGGGCTAAGGAAAAGTATGACTTTTTTCTTCATTCCTACTGCCTGATGAGTAACCATGTCCATCTTCATCTGGAAACTGTCGATGTGAATATCGCCAGTATTATGAAATACATAAACATGCACTACGCTATTTCTTTTAATCAAAAGTATAACATTGTCGGCCATCTCTTTCAGGACCGGTATAGAGCGGAATTGATTGAAACTGATGCTTATAATTTAGAAATAAGCAGGTACATTCATCTTAACCCCGTTGAAGCCGGAATTGTTGAACGACCGTTGGATTACCCATGGAGCAGTTATTCTGCGTATATGGGGGTAAAAAAAGACCCACTTGTTACCACGAAAAAAATATTGGGGTATTTCCTAAACAGTGATACTGCCTTATATCAAAAGTATGTAGAGTCATCACGCCAAAGTAGAAGCAGTGGTAAACCAAATGGCTAA
- a CDS encoding nucleotidyltransferase domain-containing protein, whose translation MAKKQIEVIIKDYIKAIKAKNIRIEKAILFGSYAKGQANSDSDIDIAIISPDLGKDYVEEAVMLKEISEEIDLDISPRPYSVDEYKKANIGQFLYDEVISKGKPIVI comes from the coding sequence ATGGCTAAGAAACAAATTGAAGTAATCATAAAAGACTATATAAAAGCCATAAAGGCTAAGAATATCCGTATTGAAAAAGCCATCTTATTTGGTTCCTACGCCAAAGGTCAAGCTAATAGTGACAGCGACATAGATATCGCGATTATATCTCCTGATTTAGGTAAGGATTACGTTGAAGAAGCTGTTATGTTAAAGGAAATAAGCGAAGAAATAGACCTTGATATTTCACCAAGGCCTTATTCAGTAGATGAATATAAAAAGGCAAACATTGGCCAGTTTCTATATGATGAGGTTATTAGTAAAGGTAAACCTATTGTTATATAA
- a CDS encoding GntR family transcriptional regulator gives MKIVISNSSNQPIYEQITSQIKNLIMKGELLEADPLPSIRNLAKELQISVITTKRAYDELEKEGFIVTVPGKGSYVAAENKELLQEKRIKIVEEKLVEAVLAAKSIHLTLEQLQEMLSLFYEEE, from the coding sequence ATGAAGATTGTTATTTCAAACTCTTCCAATCAGCCAATTTATGAGCAGATTACGTCACAGATTAAGAATTTGATTATGAAAGGTGAGCTTTTAGAGGCCGACCCCCTACCGTCAATAAGAAACCTGGCTAAAGAGCTACAGATTAGCGTCATTACCACAAAGCGGGCCTATGACGAGTTAGAAAAGGAAGGCTTTATTGTAACTGTCCCCGGTAAAGGATCCTATGTCGCAGCAGAAAATAAGGAATTGTTACAAGAAAAAAGGATCAAAATTGTTGAGGAAAAACTGGTGGAAGCAGTGCTCGCCGCAAAATCTATTCACTTAACCCTTGAGCAATTGCAAGAAATGCTTAGCCTGTTTTATGAGGAGGAATAG
- a CDS encoding ABC-2 transporter permease: MLVLTACAYDDKNKADVLLNSLPVKRSSIVLARYISIFVYIVIGTAAYLVTTTFISLIGFPVKNCPVSLEGLAGGLFSISLITGIYLPFYYKLGYIKSRSLNFILFFTFFFGITSTVNYLFKNRDTAWVQNIMSFFQSLSNLRIFALLACLVLIMLTVSYTLSLKAYQSRDF, encoded by the coding sequence ATGCTGGTTTTAACGGCCTGTGCGTACGATGATAAAAATAAAGCAGATGTTTTGCTAAACAGCTTACCGGTTAAAAGATCAAGTATTGTTCTCGCGAGATATATATCAATCTTTGTGTATATTGTTATTGGAACAGCTGCCTACCTGGTAACAACAACGTTTATAAGCCTGATAGGCTTTCCTGTAAAAAACTGTCCGGTTTCTTTGGAAGGTCTGGCCGGGGGCTTATTTTCTATTAGTTTGATTACCGGTATCTACCTCCCTTTCTACTATAAATTAGGTTATATTAAATCGAGATCCTTAAACTTCATCTTATTTTTTACCTTTTTCTTTGGTATAACCAGTACTGTAAATTATCTTTTCAAAAATAGGGATACAGCTTGGGTTCAAAATATAATGAGCTTTTTTCAATCCTTATCGAATCTGCGGATTTTTGCTTTGCTTGCTTGTTTAGTATTAATCATGCTGACTGTATCCTATACATTATCTTTAAAAGCCTATCAGAGCAGGGACTTTTGA
- a CDS encoding MarR family winged helix-turn-helix transcriptional regulator, with protein MVENRELLELFVNTLKKMKKEWTKQFEHAITPSQFFILKTLKHSGPRKATELAEVVQMTPGAITGASDKLVSEGYAERKGAKEDRRVVYLEITDKGKEFVESMIEKQKNVTARFFEGLSDEDINHLIRIYKQILHNLDNRV; from the coding sequence ATGGTAGAAAATCGTGAGTTACTTGAGCTGTTCGTCAATACCCTCAAAAAAATGAAAAAAGAGTGGACTAAACAATTTGAGCATGCCATAACCCCTTCCCAATTTTTTATTTTAAAAACCCTTAAGCATTCCGGTCCACGAAAAGCAACAGAACTTGCTGAGGTGGTTCAAATGACACCGGGTGCGATTACCGGGGCCTCAGACAAACTTGTTTCCGAGGGCTATGCTGAGCGTAAAGGAGCAAAGGAGGACCGGCGTGTTGTTTACTTGGAAATCACAGACAAAGGAAAAGAATTTGTAGAATCCATGATTGAGAAGCAAAAAAACGTGACGGCCAGGTTTTTTGAGGGGTTATCGGATGAAGATATTAATCATCTGATTCGAATTTACAAGCAAATTTTGCACAATCTTGATAACCGGGTGTAA
- a CDS encoding Rpn family recombination-promoting nuclease/putative transposase: MAQEYDLILKALAERYPGHFVEMVRGIPVESVQRVEKESVAVKRESDMLFQVIEEGYEYLMAIEMQVRPDRKMPLRLLEYTAMQHREFMKPVYPVVVNLTGRRRQDEEYSFECLDLTVVKFNYRLINLADLPGREFLQSGPVGVIPLVPLMRHDETPEEILAECISRVEEVPEESLRVDLYLGLAVLSTLRFTKEIILKLIEVNKMENSPLFDGIREKWIDQGLQKGIQQGVKQGVKQGVKQGIQQAILEALKENLEYCPPDLETKLSSIQDTETLKLILRRALKVKTLDEFMKVLDGAVEV; the protein is encoded by the coding sequence ATGGCACAGGAGTATGATCTTATTCTAAAAGCACTGGCTGAAAGATATCCGGGGCATTTTGTAGAAATGGTGAGGGGTATTCCTGTAGAGTCGGTTCAGCGTGTAGAAAAAGAATCAGTAGCTGTTAAACGGGAGTCCGACATGCTTTTCCAAGTTATTGAAGAAGGTTATGAATACCTTATGGCTATAGAAATGCAGGTGCGTCCGGATCGGAAAATGCCCCTTCGATTACTGGAATACACAGCTATGCAGCACCGGGAGTTTATGAAACCTGTTTATCCGGTGGTTGTTAACCTTACTGGACGGAGGAGGCAGGATGAGGAATATAGCTTTGAGTGTCTGGATCTAACGGTGGTTAAGTTTAATTATCGTCTGATTAACTTAGCTGACTTACCTGGTCGTGAATTCCTACAAAGTGGTCCGGTGGGGGTAATTCCCTTAGTGCCTCTAATGCGTCATGATGAAACGCCGGAAGAAATATTAGCTGAGTGCATAAGTAGAGTGGAAGAAGTCCCGGAAGAAAGCTTACGGGTAGATCTTTATCTTGGTTTAGCTGTTTTGTCTACACTGAGGTTCACTAAGGAAATAATTTTAAAATTAATAGAGGTGAACAAAATGGAAAATTCCCCGCTTTTTGACGGTATTCGGGAAAAGTGGATTGACCAAGGGTTACAGAAGGGAATACAACAAGGTGTTAAACAGGGTGTTAAACAAGGTGTTAAACAAGGTATTCAGCAGGCGATACTTGAAGCACTAAAGGAGAACTTAGAATATTGTCCACCAGACTTAGAAACCAAGTTGAGTTCTATTCAAGATACGGAGACGTTAAAGTTGATCCTTCGTCGCGCATTAAAAGTCAAGACTTTAGATGAATTCATGAAGGTATTGGACGGTGCTGTAGAGGTATAG
- a CDS encoding UDP binding domain-containing protein produces the protein MREAPAITILNELAKKGAKFKVYDPIAAKEAK, from the coding sequence ATGAGGGAAGCACCGGCTATTACAATATTGAATGAACTGGCTAAAAAAGGTGCAAAGTTTAAAGTATATGATCCTATCGCTGCCAAAGAGGCAAAATAG